The window ATAGAAACCATACTTAAAAAACACGGTGTTAAGACGGTGCTCGATCTTACGTGTGGCACCGGCTCTCAAGTCTTTTGGCTTGCAAAGCGTGGCTATAAAGTTACCGGATCTGATATCAGCCCAGCTCTTTTGGCTCAAGCTCGAGAAAAAGCGCAGCAAGAAAAACTTGATGTAACCCTGCTTGAAGGCGATATGCGCACGGTAAAAGTTGGCGCTTTTGATGCCGTTATCACCATCTTTAATGCTGTGGGACATCTGACAAAGGCCGACTTTGAAAAGGCTATGCAAAACATACACAGTAATTTAAACGATGGCGGGCTGTATGTTTTTGATATCTTTAACTTGGCTTCTATGACCGATCAGGTAGTAGATGATTTGACGATGGATGCACAAAAAACCATTAACGGCATCAAGATTCATCATGTTCAATATTCCAAAATTGACAGAGAAACTGGTCGTCTGACTTCGTACGATTCTTTTACGCTTCAAGAGCGTTCTGGCAAACCACAAGTTTTAACGGGCGAATTTACGCTGCAAATTTATACCGCACAAGAGCTTACAGAAATGCTGGCAAGATCTGGCTTTAAAGTTCTTGAGCAATGTGGCCTTGATGGGTCAACATTTTCAGATCAAAAAACTACTAATATTTTGACTATTGCACAAAAGCTCTAAAGGAGCTCAATTCTGCTTGTTTTTTTAAATGTTACAAAACACCATGAAGCCAGCTTGACTCAATTTAGTAAACTTGTATACTATATCTATGCTTACTAAATTATTATTATTTAAAAAAGGAGACAAGTAATGTGGAAACAATCGCACAGCAAGCTGTATCAGAATCTTAAAAAAGAAGAGATATGGCGTTTGTGGACCGATGTGAATAGCTGGGCATCATGGCATGATGATCTGGATTATTGCACCATGACCGGGCCGTTTGTGGTGGGCAATTATTTTATGTTGAAACCAAAGGGTGCTTCAGCAGTAAAAATTGAACTGACTGAAGTTAACGAAGGGACGTCATTTACCGATTGTACAACGTTTTTGGGTGCAAAGATGTACGACACGCACACGCTTGAAGAAACGCCGAATGGTTTACTACTCAGCAACACTGTTGTTGTTACGGGTCCTCTGTACTGGCTGTGGGTAAAACTGGTAGCACAAAAAGTTGCGAGCACCAGTGATGCGCACATGGACATGTTGGCACATCTTGCAAGGGCCAACAATGACTAAGTCGCCATTCGGTTTTAAAAAGCCAGAAGACAGTCCCGGTTTTTTATTGTGGCAGACAACTATAATCTGGCAGCGACGGATAAACAAAGCGCTTGATGAATATGGCGTTTCGCATGCGCAGTTTGTGATCATGGCGCTTTTGTTGTGGTTTCAAGAAAACAATTATGAGAGTAATCAAGCTTTGATTGCTGATAAATCTAAGCTTGATAAAATGACCGTTTCAAAAGCGCTTAAAAAATTGGTGGAACTTGGGTTTGTTCAGCGGACTGAAGATACGCGTGACACGCGCGCTAAGGTTGCTCAACTGACCGAAAAAGGCAAAACGATGGTTAAGGTCCTCGTGCCGATTGTTGAAGGGATAGACAAAAAGTTCTTTGGCAATGTTTCAGTTTTTGATCAGCAGCAGTTAATCAAAATTTTAGGTGCGCTGCTTGAAAAAATACGCGATTAGTTAGTGCAACTTTTTACCGTTAGGCGCCTTTGGATCAGTCGTTGCTAAACAAATAGCGCCGCTTTCATCCGAAAAGCCAACCAATAAAAATTGCGATACAAAGCCGGCAATATTTTTTTCACCCAAATTTACGCAGCCAACAATGCTGCGTCCAACCAATGTTTCTGGCGTGTAGTGCACGGTTACTTGTGCCGATGTTTGTAGTACGCCAATTTCTGGTCCAAAGTCGGCCCATAGTTTATAGGCCGGCTTTTTTGCTTTGGGAAAGAGCTCAGCTTTAACAATAGTTCCTGAGCGTAGGTCAACGCGTTCAAAATCGTCATACGTTATTGTTGTCATGGTGATCTCAACTTTAGTGTTATGATCGAGTTGCCAAGTTCTTAAGCGTTTCGAAATTTTCTTGTAGGCGCTCAAGCGTTGGCTTTTGCATGCTGCGGCTTTGTGGGTCATAGCAAGCAAGTACTATTAAAGCGGGTACGCCAATAATTACTGTTGTGCCGCCGAGGAGTTTAAGGGCGTTGCTCCATAGAGATGTTTCTTCAAAATAATGCGTACGTGTAACTGATTCAATTGAGCGTAATTGCGCAACGATATGCTCTTTTTTCTTGAGCAATATTTTGTAAATTTCGTCGACATCGGGGCGTTCAAGATCGCGAATGTTTTCAATATCATCGTTGATTTTTTCCAGTTGTTCTAAAAGCTCGGCGAGTGTTATTTGTTGGTTTAAGTTCTGTTCAAAAGTTCGCGTGGCAAGGAGTGTATTCATTTTTTTGCAAGGAGCAAGTCCGCTATTTTCTAATGTTTTGGTGAGTGCGCTAGGAATTGGCAAGAAGGTAAGGCTTAACATCAGTCCAAGACAATATCTTTTCATAGCTAATTCCTTGTGAGTTAATTTTTTACTTTAATAACATGTTCAAAATAAGATCAAAACTGAAATACTATTGCAATAATTTTGTATTCTTGCAAGGTCTAATTTTTTATTTTTTTTCAATTTGCAAAAGATTGCTATGGTGATGCATCTTAAGTGTGATTTTTTGTATGCTACGTATCATAAGTCGCTCCATTGTTTTATGACAAGTTTTTTGTTTTTTGTGAAGGGGAAAAGATGAAGATGCGTATGTTTAAGCACGTTGTGTTTGTGCCAGGTCTTTTGGTTGTAGCGTTTTTTTGTGTGAATATGGGCGAGGGTGGGCAGCAAAAAAAATATAGCTCAGGTACTGGAGATCCCGCTTTTGCAGCACTTGAAGAGGGTGCTGGAAATTATTCCGGCAGCATTTTTGATGAAACAACAGAAACAAAATTAAGCGAGTTGTCATTTTTTGGGAGCACCAATGTTGGAGGCTTACGTCAAGAAGATAACGATTCAACAAGCAGTTTTGACATGGCCAGAATTCATACCATAGAAGTTGTAGAACCTAATTTTCAGAGCAAACGTTTTAATCAAACTTTTGTACGGGTAAAAGTAACGTTGAGATCGAAAAAAAATCCAGAGAAGTTAAAAACAGTTGAAGTGTTGGTGCCTCATCGCGTGACCGTGT is drawn from Candidatus Babeliales bacterium and contains these coding sequences:
- a CDS encoding class I SAM-dependent methyltransferase, whose protein sequence is MSKSTLGLPLEYSTLHKFYDALCSGDTDSKNNLIETILKKHGVKTVLDLTCGTGSQVFWLAKRGYKVTGSDISPALLAQAREKAQQEKLDVTLLEGDMRTVKVGAFDAVITIFNAVGHLTKADFEKAMQNIHSNLNDGGLYVFDIFNLASMTDQVVDDLTMDAQKTINGIKIHHVQYSKIDRETGRLTSYDSFTLQERSGKPQVLTGEFTLQIYTAQELTEMLARSGFKVLEQCGLDGSTFSDQKTTNILTIAQKL
- a CDS encoding MarR family winged helix-turn-helix transcriptional regulator; protein product: MTKSPFGFKKPEDSPGFLLWQTTIIWQRRINKALDEYGVSHAQFVIMALLLWFQENNYESNQALIADKSKLDKMTVSKALKKLVELGFVQRTEDTRDTRAKVAQLTEKGKTMVKVLVPIVEGIDKKFFGNVSVFDQQQLIKILGALLEKIRD
- a CDS encoding tRNA-binding protein, which gives rise to MTTITYDDFERVDLRSGTIVKAELFPKAKKPAYKLWADFGPEIGVLQTSAQVTVHYTPETLVGRSIVGCVNLGEKNIAGFVSQFLLVGFSDESGAICLATTDPKAPNGKKLH